The following are from one region of the Vicugna pacos chromosome 9, VicPac4, whole genome shotgun sequence genome:
- the LOC140698562 gene encoding LOW QUALITY PROTEIN: uncharacterized protein (The sequence of the model RefSeq protein was modified relative to this genomic sequence to represent the inferred CDS: substituted 1 base at 1 genomic stop codon), which produces MHRRIHSGERLHVFNKCGKTFRQNSTFSQHGKMYTGSRQDKCSKCGKSLSHKSDFIYPQKLLSGANSSVCSACAESFSDSSELIRRERVFSGEGFYKCNDCVKSFSCRSALIYHQRSHTGEKPYECGECGKAFTTNSVLRRHQRVHSGERPHECSDCGKCFNLKSSFIYHQRSHTGEQPYKCSHCEKSYTTRFNLRCHLRVHSGERLSECRFCGKSFTSKSALTRHQRSHTGEKPYKCSECGKSFTFSSNLRYHQRSHSGEKPYECIDCWKSFTSRSSFTYHRKSHTGERPYECSDCGKGFKTNYFLRCHQRVHSGERPYECSDCGKSFFSRSALRYHQKSHRGGKPYECSDCGKSYPTSFSLRSHLRVHSGERPSECSECGKPFLFESRFCSRQEVHSGKRSSKRCNECGKSLTNNFALLYHLRIHSGERPYECGDCGKCFRSKSSFTYHQKCHTGEKPYECGVCGKAFKTNYILRCHQRVHSGERPYECSDCGKSYISWRGLRYHQKSHRGQKPFXCSYCGKSYTSLVNLRNDLKVHS; this is translated from the coding sequence ATGCACCGTAGAATCCACTCTGGAGAAAGGCTTCATGTGTTTAACAAATGTGGCAAAACGTTTAGGCAAAACTCAACCTTCAGTCAACATGGAAAAATGTATACTGGTTCAAGACAGGACAAGTGCAGCAAATGTGGGAAATCCCTAAGCCACAAGTCTGACTTTATTTATCCCCAGAAATTGCTCAGTGGTGCAAACAGCTCCGTGTGCAGTGCCTGTGCAGAGTCTTTTTCCGATAGCTCTGAGTTGATTCGACGTGAGAGAGTTTTCTCTGGAGAAGGGTTTTATAAGTGTAATGACTGTGTGAAATCTTTTAGCTGTAGGTCTGCCCTCATTTATCATCAGAGATCTCACACAGGAGAAAAGCCGTATGAGTGCGgtgagtgtgggaaagcctttacCACTAACTCCGTCCTCCGTCGTCACCAGCGAGTTCATTCTGGAGAACGGCCTCATGAGTGTAGTGACTGTGGGAAATGTTTCAACTTGAAGTCTTCCTTCATTTATCACCAGAGATCTCACACAGGAGAACAGCCTTATAAGTGCAGTCATTGCGAGAAATCTTACACCACTCGTTTTAACCTCCGTTGTCATCTACGAGTTCACTCTGGAGAAAGGCTTTCTGAGTGCAGGTTCTGTGGGAAATCTTTTACATCTAAGTCTGCCCTCACACGTCATCAGAGATCTCACACAGGAGAAAAGCCGTATaagtgcagtgaatgtgggaagtCTTTTACTTTTAGTTCCAACCTCCGTTACCATCAGAGAAGTCATTCTGGAGAAAAGCCTTATGAGTGCATTGATTGTTGGAAATCTTTTACGTCTAGGTCCTCTTTCACTTATCATCGGAAATCTCACACTGGAGAAAGGCCTTATGAGTGCAGTGACTGTGGGAAAGGCTTTAAGACTAACTACTTCCTCCGTTGTCATCAGAGAGTTCATTCTGGAGAACGGCCTTATGAGTGCAGTGACTGTGGGAAATCTTTTTTCTCTAGGTCTGCGTTAAGATATCATCAGAAATCTCACAGAGGAGGAAAGCCTTATGAGTGCAGTGACTGCGGGAAATCTTACCCCACTAGTTTTAGCCTCCGTAGTCATCTAAGAGTTCACTCTGGAGAAAGGCCTTCtgagtgcagtgaatgtgggaagcCTTTTCTCTTCGAGTCCAGATTTTGTTCCCGTCAGGAAGTTCATTCTGGAAAGAGGTCTTCTAAAAGGTGCAATGAGTGCGGGAAATCTTTGACCAATAACTTCGCCCTTCTTTACCATCTGAGAATTCATTCTGGAGAAAGGCCTTATGAGTGCGGTGACTGTGGGAAATGTTTTAGGTCCAAGTCTTCTTTTACGTATCATCAGAAATGTCACACAGGAGAAAAGCCTTATGAGTGCGGTGTCTGTGGGAAAGCCTTTAAGACTAACTACATCCTCCGTTGTCATCAGAGAGTTCATTCTGGAGAACGGCCTTATGAGTGCAGTGACTGTGGGAAATCTTATATCTCTTGGCGTGGCTTAAGATATCATCAGAAATCTCACAGAGGACAAAAGCCTTTTTAATGCAGTTACTGTGGGAAATCCTACACCAGTCTTGTTAACCTCCGTAATGACCTAAAAGTTCACTCTTGA
- the LOC140685435 gene encoding zinc finger protein 211-like isoform X2 has translation MAAAALRDPPQGGVSFLDVAVRFSWKEWRLLDEAQRRLYLDVMLKNYALVSSLDWVLPCWCGKTPPVVGAAVPA, from the exons ATGGCGGCGGCCGCGCTGAGGGACCCGCCGCAG GGTGGTGTGAGCTTTCTGGATGTTGCCGTGCGCTTCTCCTGGAAGGAATGGAGGCTCCTTGATGAGGCTCAGAGACGCCTGTACCTCGATGTGATGCTGAAGAACTATGCACTTGTATCCTCACTGG ACTGGGTATTGCCGTGTTGGTGTGGAAAGACCCCGCCTGTGGTGGGTGCAGCGGTACCAGCTTGA
- the LOC140685435 gene encoding zinc finger protein 154-like isoform X1, protein MAAAALRDPPQGGVSFLDVAVRFSWKEWRLLDEAQRRLYLDVMLKNYALVSSLALIPAVLNPHGEALEVSSLAVRLLDAPWFPFP, encoded by the exons ATGGCGGCGGCCGCGCTGAGGGACCCGCCGCAG GGTGGTGTGAGCTTTCTGGATGTTGCCGTGCGCTTCTCCTGGAAGGAATGGAGGCTCCTTGATGAGGCTCAGAGACGCCTGTACCTCGATGTGATGCTGAAGAACTATGCACTTGTATCCTCACTGG CCTTAATACCTGCTGTACTGAACCCTCATGGGGAAGCATTGGAGGTCAGCAGTCTTGCAGTAAGGCTATTGGATGCACCTTGGTTCCCCTTTCCGTGA